The Strigops habroptila isolate Jane chromosome 8, bStrHab1.2.pri, whole genome shotgun sequence genome includes a window with the following:
- the LOC115611636 gene encoding G-protein coupled receptor 35-like, which yields MENCTDDDNVQNSIALFQLIVYIPVLSLGIPLNVIAFWVFCCKLKRWTETRVYMINLIVADSFLLFALPFLIYFTKYEHPTDNLCFTVQKIYFTNMPMSILIITLIAIDRYIAIKFPLKAKILRSPLKSASICGVLWIVLMIYSYLRPQFQNKKEEFCFRKQSTQPSYALLVSVIFGYFIPLVIVTFCSVQVIKCLKKKMDTSPHEKKLIQKAIRIISVNLCVFTVCFSPFYIALLSRFAVDVAGAFSLLSKVRACVHICACLANSNCCLDAFCYYFAAKEFQEFPSLFPTCISRRFKMNQSQESQPPTDQVMT from the coding sequence ATGGAGAACTGCACTGATGATGACAACGTGCAGAACAGCATTGCACTCTTTCAACTTATAGTCTACATCCCAGTGCTCTCTTTGGGGATCCCACTGAACGTGATTGCCTTCTGGGTCTTCTGCTGCAAACTCAAGAGATGGACTGAGACCAGGGTATACATGATCAACCTCATAGTTGCAGACAGTTTCCTGCTCTTTGCCCTGCCTTTCTTGATATATTTTACCAAGTATGAGCATCCCACAGACAATCTGTGTTTCACCGTACAGAAGATCTACTTTACAAACATGCCTATGAGCATCCTGATCATCACCCTGATTGCGATTGATCGATACATTGCAATCAAGTTCCCTCTAAAAGCAAAGATTCTTCGATccccactgaaatcagcttCTATCTGTGGAGTTCTTTGGATAGTGCTAATGATTTACTCCTACTTGCGTCcacaatttcaaaacaaaaaggaagaattctGCTTTCGGAAACAATCCACTCAACCTAGTTATGCATTGTTAGTGTCCGTTATCTTCGGCTATTTTATTCCCTTAGTGATTGTGACTTTTTGCTCAGTACAAGTCATCAAATGTCTCAAGAAGAAGATGGACACTAGCCCTCATGAGAAAAAATTAATCCAGAAAGCAATCCGCATTATTTCTGTGAATCTGTGTGTGTTCACTGTATGTTTTTCACCCTTCTACATTGCCCTGCTCTCGCGGTTTGCAGTGGATGTTGCTGgagctttttctctgctctcgAAAGTTAGAGCCTGTGTTCACATCTGTGCATGCTTAGCAAATTCTAACTGCTGTTTGGATGCATTTTGCTATTACTTTGCAGCTAAGGAATTTCAAGAATTTCCATCTCTGTTCCCCACTTGTATATCAAGGAGGTTCAAGATGAACCAAAGCCAAGAATCCCAGCCACCCACAGATCAAGTTATGACATAA